The genomic window AGGCGGCATGCGGGTCGGGCCACTCGAGCGCCACGCGCCCGATCCGTGAGAGCTTCCGCTGCAGGTCGACGGCGACGATGGAGCTCGCTCCGACACCGAAGATGTCGACCCGGCGAGCGCCGGCGACCGCTGCGACTGCACGGGTGAGGGCTGCCGTGTCGAGCGCCTGTGCGGTGTCGGCGATCGAGAGGGATTCGTTCGCGGCGACCTTCGCGACGATGTCGTCGAGGCTGTCTCCGGCGACGATGTCGGGCGACTGCACGTTCGTCCCGGCGAGTGCGAGCCGCTCGCGGAGGTTCTCCTCGGTCAGGTCGTGGCGGAAGTCCTTGAAGCGGTCGTAGCCGACCTTGCGCGTGAAACGGACGACCGTCGTCGTCGAGGTCGAGGCCTCCTCCGCGATCTCGGCGACCGACCGCGTCGCGAAAGCGCCCGGGTCGGCGAGCAGCGATTCGGCGATCCGCCGCTCGGAGGGACGGAGTTCGTCGAGGCGGGCACGCACCTCGGTGGACACCGCCCGTGAT from Plantibacter flavus includes these protein-coding regions:
- a CDS encoding MurR/RpiR family transcriptional regulator — translated: MGADVHRTSRAVSTEVRARLDELRPSERRIAESLLADPGAFATRSVAEIAEEASTSTTTVVRFTRKVGYDRFKDFRHDLTEENLRERLALAGTNVQSPDIVAGDSLDDIVAKVAANESLSIADTAQALDTAALTRAVAAVAGARRVDIFGVGASSIVAVDLQRKLSRIGRVALEWPDPHAAWTAAAILDEQAVAVAISHSGATADTIDYLRLAARSGATTIAITNHAESTLATSADIVLQTSARETAFRSGALGSRIAQLMVVDCLFIGVAQVDSEVSIGALQRTFDAVRERRSSE